The window ggacgATAAGTGGAAAATGAactggcgctccatcgtgttgtagccataagttctgtcgtatatttaggggcagatcatctaatagttctggcagtacatttcttaaaaaaattaaataaatatctcccgaaaaaatatttcataaacaatgccggcccacaaatgaccgaaaacttatgttgatagctgcTCAAATGACTACCATGGGTATTCATCATCCAccaagggttttcctcacttcacacatgattattcttagaattaaaaatgccttcttttgtaaataaagcctcgttagtaaaaaggacatattttggaaattgaggttcttctgtacaccggtcaagaaaccactggcaaaaattcacgcggggcctaaaatcattgggtcctaatgattccaccttttgcaggtggtagggccgaagaagctgttcattaacaacgttccataccctaacatgatttacatgcatcgcatcagcaaCTGCTCGAGTatttactgatgggttatcttcaaatcgctgaagcacttcttcctcaaaatccgggattcggatgttcctttgcgcgccattatcttggcgttttattttaacagagccagtctccctgagccgttgattgaccctttcaaaaagtgtgtgagctgggattcgcctttcgggaaaccacTCTTCATATAGTCCAGAAGCAggtctaccattacatcgaacttccccataaattaaaagcatatcggcgtattcagcaaaagtgtaatccattacttaaccgtaataaaaagggaattaatatcatgtaaaaaatactgacagtgacaaatttaaaaaatactgacagtggcaatgaattagcattattattattattaaaataataaattcaagatacagcatcttagtttggttttagtcaatttccacaaaaacgatgatatttaccgacttttactaagagcaccttttttatgtaaaaagtataggaacatcataatctaatgtcCAAACCATATtggggcagaaattaaagtcttaaagaaatgagcccaaatttaccaaatactctcctgattctgaagcccctggtaaatattttttttatttagtaggttcaaaagaataaacgtactaacaataatttacctcccaaaattggttgcggtagctaaagtagttccagagctataaaaaaaaactagtttttaaaggttattttcaaagagctccctgaggaagcttttccggacccatgtttatatgaacttttgtttttcttttgacgttttctatctgccatagaagtttgtaacatgatcaacggaacaccctgtatatgttactCACCTTTAGATTGACTTTTATGTTTTACAGGGTAAGTTTTTAgctgaaaacttttaaatgtattttttttaaatctaaaaatgtctaTTGTAGATTTGATAAAGGTCAAGAATATGAAGACCgaaacgttattaaaattatatgttaaagcaagataaattttatgttttaacaattaccaatacccaagaaaataattgatttcaaaaatacataagcAGCATACATAACCCAAAAACAATCCAACCCTATATATCCAACCaaagaaaatggtaaaattggattatttttgggttaatattctggtttgataaatagcatcatatttcttaaattgccCGGGCATTGGGCATTATGAATAATCGCCATATAATTACATTGTTCATATTATACGAGCCCCGTCCCACTTCAGTTGGCccaattaaaaattcttaataatttctgtttaaacccccaaaaaaaagacaaattttatagtgttatatagttttaaacaaataataagctttacttactctataaacacaacaaaatgggaaagtaaactcatttatattgaacatatatttattttttaaaacagtcgcAATTCTTTGAGGCATGGGGTTTATTAAGTTCTGATACTACCCCCGATTAAAACTATCCCAAATTTCTTGCTAGTGGTTTTCGGACCTAATGAAAAGAATCTTTGTATATGCctaaagagttaaaataaaataaaaaatagaaacaagaaatttatttctactatttaaaatatgattcaaaaatttatcaatcaaccaaaatctaattttagagaTAACACATAATGTTTATATGAGATACTTTTTGGTATTGTAATATTGTGGAATAAAGATtcgataaaagaataataaattcattttttactaagcgggccaactgaaataagacggggctcgtatatatttttagcagaaaattttacataacgaaataatcataaataaatggtagtaaaagtatttacatataaagattatttaaacaatctttatcaatattttttattttatttgtctaaACATTGACTGAAGaggcaagatttaattttcaatcattGATTAGATACGATACGTATTTTGCTATGCGGCTTCTTagaagtttgtttttctctcgtttgctggtatttttcagtttcccatttaaaaaaactaaaagaattttcaaaaaactaagagaattgttttttctcttcctagTATTAGTACATCCCCGATAAGCACACTCGTTAATTTTGCTTGAATTTGACATAactcaaaacaataataatacaaaataatacgcCAAACATGCAAAAACTCCCTTAGACGAtgccacagcataaagaaaccgtttctttatgctgtgacgATGCAGGCGAGCTCCGCTAAACAATAATGAGACAAACGGCAAAAAGATTTCCGCGCGCGTTTGAGCGTGGCGCCATCTACCCGCCGCGAGCTTTTTGGGTCACGTTTTTGCCCGTAAATATGCGTATCTtctcgcctcttcaatcaacgcttCAAGACATCCTTAGCGATCTTGTTATTGGAGAATATTACCTTTAGTCTTATCTTATATTCGACAAGTCTTCCCACCACATCCTTTATTGAAATATATGCGATAAGCACACttcgcaaaaaaatatttgatttcgCGTAAATATGAAAGCACCTTAACAGagggttattttttattgattcacCAATGTTGCCAGTGTTAGTGATTTATCCCAAATTAAGCGGATGTTTCTTGTACACatctattttacaaaaaaacaccaTTGTTCTATCTATACCTAGACTAGCAAATTGAATTATTGTTGGATAGGGGATAAAACTGctttaataatacatattagttttaattatgaGAAGTCTTACTTGAAAGTCTAGATATGTTTCTCCAAATTATCGGCAACACTGTCATTTACCCTAACTTGTCAAATTACCCTCATCTTCTCCAAGTTGGTTTACGTCTGGTACTTCAAtcccaaaatttttaatttttatcaataataatataaatactgctttaatgtattttttataattaatttaagttttacaaGAAGCGCTATAACGACCAACTATaatcatcaattttattttacaaagaTGGGGACCACTGAGGAAAGAAGCATATTTGCTAAATTGGAAGCTATCAAAGAGATTAGGTAGTAAACAAACATTTTCTCTTTAATATTTCctacaatttaatatattttatagaacTAAAACTATACAACTTGAAAAACTGAAAGCCCGATTAATATGTGAGGTTGAATCACAAGAGCAAGAGGAAAAAGCTATTGCTGAATACAAGCAAGAAATGGATCTCTTACTGCAGGAGAAAATGTCTCATGTAGAAGAATTAAGACAGATTCATGCTGATATAAATGCTGTAagtctataaaatatttaatttttagtatttaatataatccgaataaatattcttttgttTGGCAACCAAATATACAGTATCAGACAAAAATAGAGCGAtgatacagtttttttcttttattaaaaaagcaaagatcataaaaagaaaaaaaaaagttaaataataataataataataataataataataatgtcttataTTACCAAAAGTtacaaacattatttacaaatcaatttattaactaaGTATGCATAAGTGGCGCAGTCTAGTTGTAttagctactctactgaaccacaTACGCACATAGTAAATGAGTTAAAGACAACTAGcgtgataaaaataaaagaagtatcttaattaaaattacagagaagagttcaataaaaaaaaagaaaacaacattATTCAAAGCACAAAGAATGGAGATCCAATTgacaatttgaatttaaaaagtctaagaTTTGATAcattataaagttaaaaaaaaatatatattaatgactATCTAGGCGGGAATATACAACCACTATCTTGCAAGTCAAAAAGGTAGGTTTTTAACTTTAGTTTACACaactgaacattttttaaattcattgtcTTGAGAGGCACTGGAAGTGCGTtataacattttacaaaattataagtaaaagagaGTTGAAAAATTGCACTTTGATGATGTGGCATAGACAATCTATCTGAAAATTGCATGTTGACATTGTGGACATCATGACGAAAAACAACTTGTTCTTTAAGGGAACTAGGTGAGTCaatataattaactatttttaaacaaaaaatgcaaaaatgtaaGACTCTCCTATAatccattttaagccagtttAAAGCAGTATACAATGGAGAAATGTGTTCAAATTTGCGCATGCCATATATAAGTCGAACACaagaattttgcactttttgtaTCCTGTATTTACTACTAACATCTTCAACAAAATCCGTATATataatcacaataattaaaattagacagAACAAGTGACTCGcataacatttttcttaaattaaaatttaaaatatgtctattactataaagtatttttaatgccATATAAGACTTTTGAATTAGTTTCTTGATATGTTCTCTAAATCTAAGTTCACTATCCAATATCAATCCCAAATTCTTAGCAGAGTCGacaaaagataatttattatcgtctataaaaatatttagattattctttaaagaaaatgctttacTTTTATTGCCAAATATCATAAGATGTGATTTaacaggatttatttttaaattatgttgtttACAAAGATCACTCAAGGTATGTAAGTCttcattgacaaatttttcaaaaaccgcAGAATCATTAGCTTTAAAAGAACTATAAATTtgagtatcatctgcaaatgcctgtattttacaatatttagttGCTTTAAGAATATCAGatgtgtaaaccaaaaataatagtggGCCTAAAATtgacccctgtggaacaccTGATAAAATTTTTACTTCTTCTGAATAAGTATTATCTGAATAAATTTTCTGAAACCTGTTATCcaaatatgattttataattGAGGATGAATGGAAATCAAACCCATAAAACTGTAATTTAGATACAAGAAGCCGATGATTGATTGTATCAAACGCCTTAGAAAAATCTAGAAGTACAAGCAGGCTATTCTTTTGCTTGTCTGAGGCACGGAATAAGTCATCAGTGACATTGGCCAAAGCCACGCAATGACATTTAAACAGATGTAATCAATTAATGTTTGGGAGCATGATGTGATCCTTGTTGGTTGTTCAATAACCATTTGTAGATTAAGATTTGAGAAGCCCGGAGATTTTTTCATATCAGATTCATGCGAGTCTGATAGATTATCAATATTAAGATCGCTACAAACGATTAACTTTGCTTCTACTGGAAATAGTgtcaaaaatttgaagaaactccCCAATATTACATCTGGGAGGAcgataaatacatataatataaaagttaagAGTTTTCACATAACCTAcggaaaattcaaatactaaATACTAGGAATCATCCGTAGGTCAATTGAAATGAATTCTCTGCTacagaaaaaacttttacttAGTCTGGAATCTGCTTAGAAGTATCACCAAAGTTAATATCCAACATAAAGTAAGTGTTTTGACCAGGGTTAAACGTTTTGACAGCAGCAACCGGGCTTCAGAACATAATATCCTATAAAGACATTACAACTTATTCACACCTAGCACTAACATCTTCTATTGAGAATGGAACACATACCGGGACAAtataaattgataaaagaacACCCTAAATGGACATTAGTCTCTATATTAGTATTCCTTTgggtataattaatttttttacggtACAATAAAACAGTCCTAAAAATCACTTACACACTGAGAACATTTCTTTATGATTacataaaaaatggtaaaattctTGTGTCCAATAATAAATGGAAATTGTCACTTCTCTCAGATGGAAGGTGTCATAAAACAAGCTGAAGAAAGCAGACAAAGATCCATGGGAGCCACCTTAAGACTTCATGAAGAATATCTCCCccttaaaaatgaaatagacAGAATGAGGAGAGACAATCTTGGACTCGAAAGGCTTCCTGATCTCCATGAAGAGGAGGGATCTACTATAACACCTGAGTAAGTTAACtaagttgatttaaaatttttctgagtATTTCGGGTGCTGTGTGTAGCTTTAAAACCTACTACTCAACTTTTTGAACCCACTACTCAAGGTTTTGaattttaccaatattttttggatgtaaaaaaaactattactataatttattaacattataaAACTTATACACATGCTCCCTGAATATGTTACTCTTATAAACACTAATTTTATGATGATTCCTTTCTGTTTAGAAAGTTCTCCCAACTCTACAATTCAACTAAATCTCAAACTTCTAACTACACAAAATCAGCTGATTGGACCAGACCATTGGCCCCAACCGATGCCACAATGGGTTCACTTGGGCCACCTTTACCCCCAACATTCTTACCACCACCGAATCCATTAAGGCTTGTAGCCACTAATAAGGGACCAGATCATACTGGTGGAAGAGGATCTAGTATGGGGCCCACATCGCATCCAGGACCCCCAACACCTACATTCAGGTCGGACCTTAGTCTCAGGTGCTTTTAAAGTTCTTTAAAGGCCCTTTTGTAAACTCCAGTTTAATTGATTGGTGATGCATTTTACGTGTATATTACATGAAGGGTGACCCATTCAGAATAAAACACTTCTGTAAAATTCTAGGTTATGTACTAATTCAGATTTGATTCATGCCTTCCTGAAATATTCCAGCCTTCACCCTTTTCTTgtcaaaaaagttattgatttttgactaggaaaagtgttatttttaataatttaaaaaaagaattattgaaaACAGTTCATAGCCTAAAATTTTATAGAGGTGTTTTCAATGGAAGTGGGATACACTACATAATAGGCAAATATGATAAATACATGTGTACAAAAGGGTCGTTAGGTATCTTTTTAAATGtgtgttattttataaagataGGCTCAAActggtttttatattttaaagtaattttctaactatatttttattcaaactcAAGTATCCCTAATAAAGACAAGTTAAAAATTGTTACacattagtaaaaaattattaaagagagGGATTATATGAAAATAAGGTTTAAATATGGTGAACACAAGAAGAACTAAGAGTGTAGACAGTTGTTAATATGACAGTAGTAATTCAAGGTTTTTGATCTTGTTTTTAATAGCATTGATACTACCATCACGTGACAAATAATTGATAGAaataggataaaaaaattggttataaTACCGCATATCTTGATTTTAAAAGTGCTGATTTCCTAGGTTTCAATGATTTCTGGTTTactagaataatatttttaccaattcgatcatttatatttgaataagttATTTTAATGAAGTACAGTTCAGACCAATTTTAAGGATACTTAGTTGCTAATTGTTTTGtttgctaaatatttaaatttaatgcaatTTATTAACAGCGCAATGCGATAAATTTCTACTATCAATGAGTCAACTCAATCTGACCCCAAACAGTTTTTGAATCATATTAACTAACAAAACAAACTgaacaaaagtaaaaatataaaatcttaataaaatgacaaaggttacatgtttcgctcgactagagcatcatcagacaaAGGAGATTCAAAGAAGGTTCTCTTCaccattattaaattaagtaaatatgcctatattgttgatgaaaaaaattgtttgtttatataattcCACAAGTGCAATTAATGTCACAGTAtcattgttaaatttaaattgctaacacacatttttttccagctattaaatctattaattaattaagttcaaattaaattattttaaaattccaggcagttgtgccatatatagattttttaacattttaagcaCTTTACTTAAAATTCTGCCTTAACGGCCTAgactaattattaaacttattaatgacatataaataagaattattttacaacttcttccaagtgcaccatagttttttaaaattttaaacattttaattaaaatgacacttcaactgcctggactattaaatttattaattaattaagttcaaattaaattattttaaagttccAGACAGTTGTGCCAtagattttttaacattttagacACTTCCATTAAAATTGTAGTTTAATTAGCTCCACTAATCCAGGAAAttgtactataattttttttttaatttaaacatattaattcaaaCTGTACTCCAACTTCtggactattaaatttattcaatcatgaagtttaaattaaattattttatcattctaggcagttgaaccaCAGTACAACCATAGTTTCAGGcatgttaattaaaattgtaccttaactgcctggattaattaatttacttattattacctcaactgcctgaactaataaatgtattaattaattaagttcaaattaaattattttagaattccAGGCAGCACTTTACTTAAAACTCTACCTTAACTGTCTAGactaattaataaactttttaatgacataaattaaaattcttttacaatTTCCGCCAAGTGAACTAAGTGAAAGTTTAGGTACTAAGCCTagtttaaaattgcaataagCTACAACGATggaaaatcatcaaaaatataaacatgtaaattcatgtaaatatttgcaataagtATTCAAGGCGCAagtttagtaaaatttttcaGAATCAAGAATTTCATATTCgaatttcaattaaaacaaaatatattttcataagttatattttccttagtttttcatctttacattttatttactgtttttacaataaattatatttccgTGCTAACTCAAGCCATTACATGCTACAACGGTACTTACATAATAGAAAATCGAAATCACAATATTTGAATTAAGAGACTGAGCTATAACTTAATGCGATAATGTGTTTTCCTCACTAAATAATGTtgttagttttaaaattaacaatcaTTTATTAAGATTTTGCATGCATTGTGGAAAACGTTGTTAACTTgcgattacaaaaaaaaccgATAACGTCTAAACATCTACGTGGAATAACACTTaacaaacaaaactaaaaatcataataaggCAATGGAAGAAAAGAAACCCGCCGAGGAGAGAAacgcaaaaaaattactattaaataatatcatttatatTATCAACTCAGTAAGAACAtatcaccaaaaattaaagacattgctaatattaatttccaaaatgaccagatttgtttttaaattgtgatctctatataataatataaattattgttcTTAATATTAGAATTAAGGTTAGTCTTTACAACTCCTCATATCTTACAATAAAAGCATGATAAATAAGTCATTGGCGTATTGCTGAATTTTAGAATTTAGACTTGATAGATTATATATCTGaaacatacatttaaaataacaatggCCCCATTATAGAACACTAATTTTTAAAGACAGAAAATAAGACTGCTGCCCAATACACACCGAGTTATTtaggtattaattaaaaaacagtttGATCTGAAAACCAATAGAATTTAATTTGGTATAGGATAGTCGACAGgctaatttatgttatttattgctTCTGACTACATCGACCGCATTTACAGACTTGTTATAGTGCTATAGGTTTTTATAAAGCCTTACGGAGAATGCGGAATTAGTATCTACAAAATGATCGACTTGTTGAAGGATATGTTTCCTAATATTTTGTGACAGCACTAATATGCTTTTTTTCTATTGGCCTTGGTCTTTTTATTAGatccttaaattttttaactttgaaaatGTCTAATATATTGTCTGATATGCAGGAATTGATTCCTGGAGGTCTTATATGTCGGaacgtaaataaatttttaagggtccCTGATTGAAATTTCATATTCATCCACAGTATTAGAGCCAATGATTATTTTACTTAGTTATTCAGTTAAGTATCTAGAATACTCGTTGGATTATAATTGCATACATATAAATAGGCATTAATTGAAATTGTATTTATCGGtctttagaaaacaaaaaaaaagtaaatgtcTGTAAAAGTaagtcattttttaagtaaatcatGAAAACAATCAGTTTTTTCTTGACATATTCTTGACTTGATACATTATTCCATTTGGCCACTTTTATTCATCATAATGTTTCCCCAAAACTTTTAAGAGTAccaaaacaacatattttttattagtaattcaGTAAAAgccgatttattattaatattcaatgCTGAAATATGATGTCTCATGATGGTCTTCCCTTACTTACCAGTATGATTTGATCAGTGGTTTTGACAGGTCTATACAGGGTGCCCCAAATTCGAGCCTCGTAAACTAAAAGAGATACGAGGTCGATTAAATCGAGGCAAAATTGCGCAATTTGGTGCTCATTAAAACAcccttttgaaatttcaaaaattccgaaTACTTCCGAAGATATTTAGAGAAACCAAATATTGACTTTTATtggatataacaaaataaattactcattctCATTGCTACTTTCTTTATTTTACGATTTTTATTTCGTCCGAAAGATATGCAGAACTAATAAGGACCAATATAATGgattccttaatggaagaaccTTTGGATGTATTACGTCAACTCTGGTGGCAACAGATAGTTCCCTAACAAATGGATTGGAAACCAAGGATCCGTACGTTGGCCCGCTAGAAGCCTCGACCTAAACACTTTAGTTTACTTTCTTTGGGGCTTTCTTCAAAATTGTATATCAAAATACGCGACAATATCTTGAAGCCTTACTTCGGAAGTAttcggaatttttgaaatttcaaatagGCGTTTTAATGAGCatcaaattgcgcaactttgccttaatttaaccgacctcgtatCTCTTCTAGTTTACGAGATCCCAATAGTGAGGCTCGAATTTGGGACGCTCTGTACAAGTTGATAATGTGTATACAGACATCGCAAAAGCATTTGATAGGGTTGGACATGATTATCTCGTTAGAAAGTTTGGGGCTATGGGCCTAGCTTAGTGCGAatttctaatggtattgaagtatcttcagGTGTGCCGCAGGGTTTGCATATTGACCCTGTCTTTTTGAACTTGTTGATAAGAGATTTGAGTGATATAATTGTTCATACAAAGcatcttgcttttgctgatgattttaaaatttataaacctattgagtcatatcttgatAATGAACTACTTCAATTGGATTGACGTAGTAATTGGTCTGAAACTCATTGTAAAGTGTTCTTTTCTTTTAGAGATGCCAAGTTAACTCTTTTAccgcacattttggatattattaacaagAGTATGCGTAGTCTTGGATTTATCACTAAAAACAGTAGGTACATCTTTCATCTTACTATTTCAAATTGCTTTATTGCTCTTCGTTCCTTGCTTAGTATGCGTCTGCAATTTGGTTTCCTTATTATGATTATCATATTGAATGCATAGGGGCTGCAGAAAGAAGATTTTTAAGATTCCTGACATTGACTATTTGCTATCAGTATCTAGTTTGATTGACGGCACCATTCTGATGCCCTACTATCTTGGAAGTATTTCATTTTAACACCTGTCAAAGAACAGTTAACTCCTCTATGTTTCATTGACATTTTCATTCGGCCAACTATGGTTTTATATTCT is drawn from Anthonomus grandis grandis chromosome 1, icAntGran1.3, whole genome shotgun sequence and contains these coding sequences:
- the LOC126739630 gene encoding zinc finger C4H2 domain-containing protein isoform X1; translation: MGTTEERSIFAKLEAIKEIRTKTIQLEKLKARLICEVESQEQEEKAIAEYKQEMDLLLQEKMSHVEELRQIHADINAMEGVIKQAEESRQRSMGATLRLHEEYLPLKNEIDRMRRDNLGLERLPDLHEEEGSTITPEKFSQLYNSTKSQTSNYTKSADWTRPLAPTDATMGSLGPPLPPTFLPPPNPLRLVATNKGPDHTGGRGSSMGPTSHPGPPTPTFRSDLSLRQQPPPMKSCLSCHQQIHRNAPICPLCKAKSRSRNPKKPKKKDH
- the LOC126739630 gene encoding zinc finger C4H2 domain-containing protein isoform X2 gives rise to the protein MGTTEERSIFAKLEAIKEIRTKTIQLEKLKARLICEVESQEQEEKAIAEYKQEMDLLLQEKMSHVEELRQIHADINAMEGVIKQAEESRQRSMGATLRLHEEYLPLKNEIDRMRRDNLGLERLPDLHEEEGSTITPEKFSQLYNSTKSQTSNYTKSADWTRPLAPTDATMGSLGPPLPPTFLPPPNPLRLVATNKGPDHTGGRGSSMGPTSHPGPPTPTFRQQPPPMKSCLSCHQQIHRNAPICPLCKAKSRSRNPKKPKKKDH